One window of Salmo salar chromosome ssa11, Ssal_v3.1, whole genome shotgun sequence genomic DNA carries:
- the LOC106562493 gene encoding microtubule-associated protein 1A isoform X2: protein MEGVAEFTEYVSETVDVQSPFDNLEPPTSGGFLKLSKPCCYIFPGGRGDSALFAVNGFNILVDGGSERRSCFWKLVRHLDRIDSVLLTHIGADNLPGINGLLQRKIAEQEEEQSQGSGGSNTYGDWMKNLISPELGVVFFNVPEKLRMPESTLKVKRSIEEASLTLQYLNKLGIKSEPLYRVVSNTIEPITLFHKLGVGKLDMYILNPVKESKEMQFLMQKWAGNSKAKTGIVMSNSKEGEISVPYLTSVTALIVWIPHSPTEKIVRVLFPGNAPQNKILEGLEKLKHLDFLRYPVATQKDISSGAPPPIMKQTKMRSRTESKESLKSSTKTQLASKASKNEAKGQEVVSKNNSAKENKIEKKEEKKVKSESAKATKATKQQQNSEAAPEAAKLERKKLSKEKTLRKHSKERPSKMEEKKDKEKKEISKVKKEDNKREVKKDDTAKKEEKKETKAVKEEKKKDLSKPELRKITKPDLKPFTPEVRKTLHKANKTQAKPKTDKTDKNITAKPVKDKTAEKKSVPKKAPQKSAAALADGSVVSSPEDLTKDFEALKRDELSKLGREPIQNDVMSGCPAFTDHKLPDEGITTKSPANLGEKFEDEGADMDDGHDDDEEYNKESDVLKKGADVRKWQDIKRNAGMDRKSEEEMEQYDEYSTKGDMNSKKSVSSEEEGDVIEKADLEGTEDYEDKYNTEKDKKEWDTKSSDFKSFSTAVASGQTTTAASEQVSFIQDETIPAYSETEQTISDEEIHEEPEDRIPHLRYDVASCDITVPDVPGSFDSVYGVREMRASDTSDASDFKAKGFVGRHDPVLAAYPSIITAPLAEEEHISSATSITEYDKLSSFATSMADDQSIASVTAPQTETETGRSSLHLDTVNSIPYRTEATHGKDYLHSAGTISPTSSLEEDKNFSSPPSKEYQPFVTEMEAGRKTKPVHEEYDEEEDEDEDQTPNVDIPLGKLQEGYEQATAAMLLQDKDKSPSTAFAPPSPPTFSSGFKPSSMFEGEERCLSPDDSTVKLASPTQSVPTNSGYSPTEEKKNNKMDKTETELQKMGLSGDKTPFEESDEDDDDDYYEKRDLKPCVKAKYLEQKEGRFLDDESPQEEKLSERDKGLAEDDIKSKYLQNKPGSTDETQFSGYMEQTTKPQIIHSDEQDEVEEDDVIQLSGTRSRALSVEQSKLDSEDDKKDAALSRKKDNVTLKEPEKSVQFNLYDFPERESREKRSEEEIRQDTPYVHGKTFSYSDIYDNKTSYQKDLSEKMGKDSMKEMDTQKKDSAFPSDMEGFTSSHGKDVSSSSSSSSPFPWLHGSESIEKISEPRGYSRESRFPSMADRPEASTTSLSSERDSFPYKVHSDYTAVTGSAAAKPSSMSYHDKEVELEIDMRKLTARDEEDYDDYDDEDDEEEDEDDDEEDAIDSDMEKGAKEKSEKEVKSAFIDGVSSKQPQFMVSMVGYGYNSQTKHTSPDSMSTEEPEFMDSMAGYGYNSQAKPTSPDCVSSKETDFTDSKLPDEGITTKSPAKLGETFEDEGADMDDDDDDDDDEEYNKERDVLKKCADGYNSQAKPTSPDSLSSKEPEFLVSMAGYGYSNQAKLTSPDGMSSKETDFTDSKLPDEGITTKSPAKLGEKFEDEGADMDDDDDDDDDDEEYNKERDILKKGADGYNSQAKPISPDGMSSKEPEFMVSMAGYGYNSQAKPTTPPSSTTCKGDMGATAFSGYSSGFDYSYGGEKDTFQSSEMKDKEGKDEYFHSERADGGKKTGDTVGVSSGFHYTTTSATAYSSSSSYSYSSSTSGPSLSTSRQFGEELETPANASDHIFKHDADSVGFEYSSFKDEHGSFKDEHGSFKDEHGSFKDEHASFKDEHASFKDEHASFKDEHASIKDEHASFKDEHASFKDEHASFKDEHASFKDEHSLAMDSSPFSSSCGMVKNEYLEVSEKQMTTATTAESTSSLARFSPHSPFEEIKPFHSHSSASSSEDKKEHVASMEASVVNKSPQSDCFYKPEWADESKLQAAGGYGPFSQLPKEKDAIATGLFGVTSSPRPDSTGKHYFENSDSSEEEDDEEGYMREMSLSSEKHGSSTTTSGKIDGAGLPDVLTSYMPSSLLPTKPDTVNGPMEVSSMSSPISAGPAVSCVSPGLGTAEEKKVRSSYEWNMQKPQMDMVPGDSPPHYRHEDEFEEECEMEPEFPARPLSLSSTDHTFSSPFYTEASCRGEAGGRDDDDDDSDPDLPPEMGTTSYTSSSKASPGYSSSEHRHRKGDLSPSFINPSMQQQSSDEEDEERGRRSDQSQEGDEHDLSVKKRANKQPHHPHFQGGSVPHAGTAGLGLAREDTPPNLHQRVYTVAVRFRRSPRDKGVPLHHGQQQHGLGRGH, encoded by the coding sequence ATGGAGGGAGTAGCAGAGTTCACAGAGTACGTCTCGGAGACGGTGGACGTCCAGTCGCCCTTTGACAACCTGGAACCGCCCACCTCGGGTGGTTTCCTGAAGCTATCCAAGCCCTGCTGCTACATCTTCCCTGGAGGGAGGGGTGACTCTGCCCTGTTTGCCGTGAACGGATTCAACATCCTGGTGGATGGAGGGTCCGAACGCAGGTCCTGTTTCTGGAAGCTGGTCAGGCACTTGGACAGGATAGACTCAGTCCTGCTGACCCACATTGGGGCGGACAACCTCCCAGGAATCAACGGGCTGCTCCAAAGGAAGATTGctgagcaggaggaggagcagtCCCAGGGATCTGGCGGCTCCAACACATACGGTGACTGGATGAAGAACCTGATCTCGCCCGAGCTCGGAGTGGTGTTCTTCAACGTCCCTGAGAAGCTACGAATGCCTGAGTCAACGCTAAAAGTCAAACGGAGCATCGAGGAGGCATCCCTCACACTGCAGTATCTCAACAAGCTTGGCATCAAGTCAGAACCCCTTTACAGGGTTGTCAGCAACACCATTGAGCCCATCACGCTTTTCCACAAGCTGGGCGTTGGTAAGCTAGACATGTACATTCTGAACCCTGTGAAGGAAAGCAAGGAGATGCAGTTCCTTATGCAGAAGTGGGCTGGGAACAGTAAGGCCAAGACTGGGATTGTGATGTCCAATAGCAAAGAAGGAGAAATATCAGTCCCTTACTTGACCTCAGTAACAGCTCTTATCGTATGGATCCCGCATAGTCCAACAGAGAAGATAGtcagggtgctgttccctggaaATGCACCGCAGAACAAAATTTTGGAGGGGCTTGAAAAGCTGAAGCACCTGGACTTCCTGCGCTACCCAGTGGCCACTCAGAAAGACATATCCTCTGGGGCCCCGCCTCCAATCATGAAACAAACAAAGATGAGATCAAGAACAGAAAGCAAGGAGAGCCTGAAATCTTCCACCAAAACACAGTTGGCCTCAAAAGCCAGCAAGAATGAAGCTAAAGGGCAGGAAGTGGTGTCCAAGAATAACTCGGCTAAAGAGAACAAAATTgaaaagaaagaggagaagaaggtGAAGAGTGAGAGCGCCAAAGCTACCAAAGccaccaaacaacaacaaaacagtgAGGCAGCACCCGAAGCAGCCAAACTGGAGAGAAAGAAGCTGTCCAAGGAGAAAACACTGAGGAAACACTCCAAGGAACGACCATCTAAGATGGAGGAGAAAAAGGACAAAGAGAAGAAAGAGATTAGTAAAGTAAAGAAAGAGGACAACAAACGCGAAGTGAAGAAAGACGATACTGCTAAAAAAGAGGAGAAAAAAGAAACAaaagcagtgaaggaggagaaaaagaaggatcTGAGTAAGCCAGAGCTGAGGAAGATCACCAAACCAGACCTGAAACCCTTTACCCCAGAAGTCAGGAAAACCCTCCATAAGGCAAACAAGACACAGGCTAAACCCAAGACGGACAAGACTGACAAAAACATAACAGCAAAACCGGTCAAAGACAAAACAGCTGAGAAAAAGTCGGTCCCAAAGAAAGCCCCCCAAAAAtctgctgctgctttggcagaCGGATCTGTTGTATCATCTCCAGAAGACCTCACCAAGGACTTCGAAGCTTTAAAACGAGATGAGCTCTCGAAGCTAGGGAGGGAACCCATTCAGAATGATGTCATGTCTGGATGTCCAGCTTTCACAGACCACAAACTCCCTGATGAGGGAATAACAACTAAATCCCCAGCCAATCTTGGAGAGAAGTTTGAGGATGAGGGTGCCGACATGGATGATggtcatgatgatgatgaggagtacAACAAAGAGAGTGATGTACTAAAGAAAGGTGCAGATGTCAGGAAATGGCAGGACATTAAAAGGAATGCTGGCATGGATAGGAAATCTGAGGAGGAAATGGAGCAATATGACGAATACTCTACTAAAGGAGACATGAATTCGAAGAAAAGTGTCAGCTCAGAAGAGGAGGGTGATGTTATCGAAAAAGCAGATCTGGAGGGAACTGAGGATTATGAGGATAAATACAACACAGAAAAAGATAAAAAAGAATGGGACACTAAGTCATCCGACTTTAAATCGTTTTCAACCGCAGTCGCCTCTGGACAAACCACTACCGCTGCCTCTGAGCAAGTGTCCTTCATCCAAGATGAGACTATTCCCGCTTATTCCGAAACGGAGCAGACCATCTCCGATGAGGAGATCCATGAAGAACCCGAGGACAGAATCCCACACCTCCGCTACGACGTTGCTTCCTGCGACATCACCGTTCCCGACGTTCCAGGATCCTTTGACTCTGTGTATGGTGTTAGGGAGATGAGAGCCTCGGATACATCTGACGCCTCAGACTTCAAAGCCAAAGGCTTTGTGGGAAGACATGACCCAGTGTTGGCAGCCTATCCAAGCATCATCACAGCTCCGCTCGCCGAGGAAGAGCACATCTCCTCAGCCACGTCCATCACAGAGTACGACAAACTGTCCTCGTTCGCCACTTCCATGGCGGACGACCAGTCCATCGCATCGGTGACCGCcccgcagacagagacagagacagggaggagctCTCTTCACCTGGACACGGTCAATAGCATCCCCTACCGCACCGAGGCCACCCACGGGAAGGACTACCTCCACTCGGCTGGAACCatctctcccacctcctccctgGAGGAGGACAAGAACTTCAGTTCTCCTCCTTCAAAGGAGTACCAGCCTTTTGTTACCGAGATGGAGGCTGGGAGGAAGACCAAACCTGTCCATGAGGAGTATGacgaagaggaggatgaagacgAGGACCAGACTCCCAATGTTGATATCCCCTTGGGGAAACTCCAAGAGGGCTACGAGCAGGCGACGGCAGCCATGTTGCTCCAGGACAAGGATAAATCCCCCTCCACTGCCTTTGCGCCTCCTTCTCCTCCCACTTTCTCCAGCGGGTTTAAGCCTAGTTCCATGTTTGAAGGTGAAGAGAGATGTCTTAGCCCAGACGACAGCACCGTGAAGCTGGCCTCACCCACCCAGTCGGTCCCCACCAACAGTGGCTACTCCCCCACAGAGgagaagaaaaacaacaaaatggacAAAACTGAAACTGAGCTCCAGAAAATGGGGCTCTCTGGTGACAAGACCCCCTTTGAAGAATCAGATGAGGATGACGATGATGACTATTATGAGAAAAGGGATCTCAAACCCTGTGTTAAAGCTAAGTATTTGGAACAGAAGGAGGGTAGGTTCTTGGACGATGAATCACCTCAAGAAGAGAAGCTGTCTGAGAGGGACAAAGGACTTGCAGAGGATGACATCAAGTCCAAGTATCTGCAGAATAAACCGGGGTCGACAGACGAGACACAGTTCTCTGGTTACATGGAGCAAACAACCAAACCCCAGATCATACACTCCGACGAGCAAGACGAGGTGGAGGAAGATGATGTTATTCAACTAAGTGGAACAAGGTCTAGAGCTTTATCAGTAGAGCAAAGTAAGTTGGACTCTGAAGATGACAAAAAGGATGCAGCATTATCCAGAAAAAAGGACAATGTAACTTTGAAAGAGCCAGAGAAAAGTGTCCAGTTCAATCTGTATGATTTCCCGGagcgagagagtagagagaaacgCTCAGAAGAAGAAATAAGACAGGACACTCCATATGTACACGGCAAGACTTTCTCTTACAGTGATATCTATGACAACAAAACCAGTTATCAGAAGGACCTGTCAGAAAAAATGGGGAAGGACAGTATGAAGGAGATGGACACACAGAAAAAGGACTCCGCTTTCCCCTCAGACATGGAGGGGTTCACTAGCTCTCATGGAAAAGatgtatcttcctcctcctcttcctcttccccctttCCATGGCTCCATGGCTCTGAATCCATAGAGAAGATAAGTGAGCCACGTGGatacagcagagagagcagattCCCATCCATGGCTGATAGACCAGAGGCTTCAACCACATCCTTATCATCAGAGAGAGACTCCTTCCCTTATAAAGTTCACAGTGATTACACCGCTGTAACAGGTAGTGCTGCAGCCAAACCCTCTTCAAtgagctaccatgacaaagaggTGGAACTGGAGATAGACATGAGGAAGCTAACAGCCAGGGATGAGGAGGACTACGATGattatgatgatgaagatgatgaagaAGAGGATGAGGACGATGACGAGGAGGATGCTATTGACTCAGACATGGAGAAAGGTGCCAAAGAGAAATCGGAAAAGGAAGTCAAAAGTGCTTTCATCGATGGTGTGAGCTCAAAACAGCCCCAGTTTATGGTTTCCATGGTCGGCTACGGTTACAACAGCCAGACAAAGCATACTTCACCAGACAGCATGAGCACAGAAGAGCCAGAGTTTATGGATTCCATGGCCGGCTATGGTTACAACAGTCAGGCAAAACCGACTTCACCAGACTGTGTGAGCTCAAAAGAGACAGATTTCACAGACTCCAAACTTCCTGATGAGGGGATAACAACTAAATCCCCAGCCAAACTTGGAGAGACGTTTGAGGACGAGGGTGCCGacatggatgatgatgatgatgatgacgatgatgaggaGTACAACAAAGAGAGGGATGTACTAAAGAAATGTGCAGATGGTTACAATAGTCAGGCAAAGCCGACTTCACCAGACAGCTTGAGCTCGAAAGAGCCAGAGTTTCTGGTTTCTATGGCCGGCTATGGTTACAGCAACCAGGCAAAGCTGACTTCACCAGACGGCATGAGCTCAAAAGAGACAGATTTCACAGACTCCAAACTTCCTGATGAGGGGATAACAACTAAATCCCCAGCCAAACTTGGAGAGAAGTTTGAGGACGAGGGTGCCGACATGGATGATGATGACgacgatgatgacgatgatgaggaGTACAACAAAGAGCGGGACATACTAAAGAAAGGTGCAGATGGTTACAACAGCCAGGCAAAGCCGATTTCACCAGACGGCATGAGCTCGAAAGAGCCAGAGTTTATGGTTTCCATGGCAGGCTATGGTTACAACAGCCAGGCAAAGCCGACTACGCCACCTTCTTCCACCACCTGCAAAGGAGACATGGGCGCCACAGCGTTCTCTGGGTACTCCTCTGGGTTTGATTATTCTTACGGTGGGGAGAAAGACACATTCCAGTCCAGCGAGATGAAGGACAAAGAGGGAAAAGACGAGTATTTCCACAGCGAGAGAGCTGACGGTGGTAAGAAAACAGGAGACACAGTAGGAGTCTCATCAGGcttccactacaccaccacctctGCCACGGCATACTCGTCCTCCTCTTCCTACAGCTACTCCTCCTCTACGTCCGGTCCGTCACTCTCCACCAGCCGGCAGTTTGGCGAGGAGCTGGAGACCCCAGCCAACGCCTCCGACCACATCTTCAAACACGATGCAGACAGTGTCGGCTTCGAGTACTCCTCCTTTAAAGATGAACACGGCTCCTTTAAAGATGAACACGGCTCCTTTAAAGATGAACACGGCTCCTTTAAAGATGAACACGCCTCCTTTAAAGATGAACACGCCTCCTTTAAAGATGAACACGCCTCCTTTAAAGATGAACACGCCTCCATTAAAGATGAACACGCCTCCTTTAAAGATGAACATGCCTCCTTTAAAGATGAACACGCCTCATTTAAAGATGAACACGCCTCATTTAAAGATGAACACTCCCTGGCCATGGACTCCTCCCCCTTTTCCAGTTCCTGCGGGATGGTTAAGAACGAGTACCTGGAGGTTTCGGAGAAGCAGATGACGACGGCCACCACCGCAGAATCCACCTCCAGTCTGGCCCGCTTCTCTCCTCACAGCCCCTTTGAGGAGATCAAACCTTTCCACTCGCACTCCTCCGCTTCCTCCTCGGAAGACAAAAAGGAGCATGTTGCCTCGATGGAAGCAAGTGTTGTGAACAAAAGCCCCCAGTCGGACTGCTTCTATAAACCAGAATGGGCGGATGAGTCCAAGCTGCAGGCTGCAGGGGGTTATGGGCCTTTCTCCCAGTTGCCCAAGGAGAAGGATGCCATCGCCACGGGTTTGTTTGGTGTCACCTCGTCCCCACGGCCCGACTCAACAGGCAAGCATTACTTTGAAAACTCTGACAGTAGTGAGGAAGAGGATGACGAGGAAGGTTACATGCGTGAGATGAGCCTGTCCTCCGAAAAACACGGCAGCAGCACCACCACCTCAGGTAAGATAGATGGCGCTGGTCTCCCTGATGTGCTCACCTCGTATATGCCCTCCTCTCTGCTGCCCACCAAGCCAGACACAGTCAATGGTCCCATGGAGGTCAGCAGCATGAGCTCCCCCATCAGTGCAGGGCCGGCAGTCAGCTGCGTGAGCCCAGGTCTGGGTACAGCTGAGGAGAAAAAGGTGAGGAGCTCCTATGAGTGGAACATGCAGAAGCCCCAAATGGACATGGTTCCTGGCGACTCCCCGCCTCATTACCGCCACGAGGACGAGTTTGAGGAGGAATGTGAAATGGAACCAGAGTTCCCCGCCcgcccgctctccctctcctccactgatCACACCTTCAGCTCCCCCTTCTACACGGAGGCGTCGTGCCGAGGAGAAGCAGGAggaagagatgatgatgatgacgacagCGACCCGGACCTCCCTCCTGAAATGGGCACCACCTCCTACACGTCCTCCTCCAAAGCCTCCCCTGGCTACTCCTCCTCGGAGCACAGGCACCGCAAAGGAGACCTCTCACCCTCCTTCATCAATCCCAGTATGCAACAGCAGTCCAGCGATGAGGAGGACGAGGAGCGGGGACGCAGGAGCGACCAATCGCAGGAAGGGGACGAACATGACCTGTCAGTCAAGAAGAGAGCCAACAAACAGCCCCACCACCCCCACTTCCAGGGCGGCTCGGTCCCCCACGCTGGGACGGCTGGGCTGGGGTTAGCCAGAGAAGACACCCCCCCCAACCTCCATCAGCGAGTCTATACCGTCGCAGTCAGATTCAGACGTTCCCCCAGGGACAAAGGAGTGCCCCTCCATCACGGGCAACAGCAACATGGACTCGGACGAGGACACTGA